The Halovivax ruber XH-70 genome includes the window GTTTCCAGTCTATCCAGTTCGGTCTCGTCGTACTGGGCGGCATCGACCCCGTCGGCGTCCACCGCAGCTCGACGTTCTGCGAGCGCCGATTCCCAGCCTGCGATCGTGCCGTCGGGATCCGTCGCGTCCGGCTCGCCGAGCTCACGTGATAAGACCATTTCCGCTTTCGAGCGTCTGGTTTCTGCCTCTTCCAGCTGTTCGAGGCGTGTCTCGTAGGCATCGATCGAGTCCACGTCGGCGTCGGCCAGCGTCGACCGTACTGCCTCGCGTCGCCGCTCACGCTCCTCGACGGCAGCACGGCGGTCGGCCTCGAGTTCGTCGACGCGATCGGCCGTCTGGGCGACGCGTTCGTCGAGTTCGCGAACGCGCGCCTGGAGGCCCTCGAGTCGGTCCCGGTAGGCCCGACTGCGAACCGGTATCTCTTCGACCGAGTCGACGTCGAACCCGGCGTCGTGTGCCGTCTCCAGGAGCGCTCGCTCACGCTGGTCGGCCGCGACAGCACGGTCCGCCAGCCGGTGGTGGGACCACCACGACAGCGCGGCGACGGCGAACGCCACGAGAGCGATCACCCAGGCCACGAGCGCGGGGAGAGCGACGCCACCCCGCGCCACGAGCGCGCCCGCCCCACCGGCGACACCGGCCCCGACGAGCCCCGCCACCGTCAGCTGTCGGCGATGAGTGAGTCGCGATTCCAGCATCGCGTCGCCATCCGTCACCGGTTCCCGCGTCCGCTCCCGGTACGAGTCTGTGGCCCGTTCGAGGCGCGAAACCGCGTCGTCGCGCTGGGCGAGTTCCGCGTAGCGTTCGCGTTTTGTCTCCAGGGCCGACCGGTGGCGCTCCAGTGCCGTCCGCTTTCGGTCGAGTACGTCGTCGAGTTCGTCGATCCGCTCGCGAGCGTGATCGAGATCCACGTCCAGTTCGCGGAGTCGTTGCAGCGTTTCGCGGTCCACGGCGGCCGATCGGAGTGTCTCCGTCGCCGTCCGGTAGGCCGTCAGATTCGCTTCGGCCTCCTCGAGTTCGACGAGGTCCCGCGCCGTTTCCTGCGTCGTGAGGGCGGCCGCGACCGCTCGGCGCTCGCTCAGGAGCGACCGGCGCCGCCGGGCAAGCTCGTCGATCCCCTCCCTCGTCGCGGCCGCCACGTAATCTTCGACGTCGGCGGCGAGCGCGTCGACGGCCGCCTTCGCGTCTTTCGTGTCGTACTCGCGATTCGCCAGATTCAATCGGGCCTCGGTCAGCCGGCCCTCCTCGACCAGCCCGTCCCGAATCGTCTCGAGTTCCGTGGTGTGGACGTCGCCGAGGTGCTCGACCAGCGAGGTGTAGTAGTCGGCCGTCTCGGGAAGGGCGAGATCGCTGTCCCGGATGACGAACAGCGAGGAGAGGTGGGCCGGGTCGATCCGCGAGACATCACCGAGCGCCGTCCCGTTGCCGAGTTCGTGGCGTTCGGTGCCGTCGTCCAGGACGACGCGACCGACCGGCTCGCTCGCGACTCGCGGCCCGGGCTTTAGATGGTCGGCGACGGCCGGGTCAAGCAACTGGAGCAGCGCCTCGAGGAAGAGCGTCTTACCGGATTCATTCGAGCCAGCCACGATCGTGAGCCCGTCGCCGCAGGGCGGCTCGCAGCCGGCCAGTGGGCCGTATCGATCGACGGCCGTGCGCGTCAGCCGCATCGTCACTCCCCCCGCCGACCGGCGAGGGTTCGACTCGCGACCCGGAGTGTCCGCGTCCGGACCGACGCTTTCGTCTCGTCGTCCCAGTCGGTTTCCGCCAGGCGGTCCTCGAAGTCACGCATCACCGGGTGGGCGGTGACGTGGGACGCGTCGATCGTCTCGTTTCGAATCCAGCCGGGATCGGCCACGTCGTGCAGTCGGTCGGCGAAGTCGGATTCGCCCACCTCGACGACGCCGTCGACGACGATCGACGGCTCCGCAGTCGGCGTGACGGTCGTCTCGACCCACGCGGCCAGCTCCGCGAGGACGGCGTCCTCGGTTCCCGGCGTGACGGTCACGCGTTTCGCCAGGTGGTGATAGGTATCGATCGGTTC containing:
- a CDS encoding ATP-binding protein, encoding MRLTRTAVDRYGPLAGCEPPCGDGLTIVAGSNESGKTLFLEALLQLLDPAVADHLKPGPRVASEPVGRVVLDDGTERHELGNGTALGDVSRIDPAHLSSLFVIRDSDLALPETADYYTSLVEHLGDVHTTELETIRDGLVEEGRLTEARLNLANREYDTKDAKAAVDALAADVEDYVAAATREGIDELARRRRSLLSERRAVAAALTTQETARDLVELEEAEANLTAYRTATETLRSAAVDRETLQRLRELDVDLDHARERIDELDDVLDRKRTALERHRSALETKRERYAELAQRDDAVSRLERATDSYRERTREPVTDGDAMLESRLTHRRQLTVAGLVGAGVAGGAGALVARGGVALPALVAWVIALVAFAVAALSWWSHHRLADRAVAADQRERALLETAHDAGFDVDSVEEIPVRSRAYRDRLEGLQARVRELDERVAQTADRVDELEADRRAAVEERERRREAVRSTLADADVDSIDAYETRLEQLEEAETRRSKAEMVLSRELGEPDATDPDGTIAGWESALAERRAAVDADGVDAAQYDETELDRLETRLDALDADLEAAEAELADHRDRLDAFDRRVGDLSLPPFVETTPSLRARTIDGLRALEAELRDASETIAENAERSRKAIRIVDEIRDAEERKAATLFSPDGPASATFAHLTDGRYTAVEYDPEAGSLAVHRSDGGTLAPDQLSQGTRDQLYFAARLSLAGQVLGGQSGFLLLDDPFLAADRTRLRNGFETLLDLVADGWQIIYLTAKPEVHDDMAEEFGCAVHEMEPLEF